The following are encoded together in the Trichomycterus rosablanca isolate fTriRos1 chromosome 19, fTriRos1.hap1, whole genome shotgun sequence genome:
- the ppp1r35 gene encoding protein phosphatase 1 regulatory subunit 35 isoform X1, with product MLYGLETVALTKRQEKELEVAELKMLRFSLGVTRMDKQVTVMASTIYGEMVMQMAPPPIPLSPAPTPSQCPELDLSLTVTPERPRPSAGVPQTRPQTRPQTRPRQVRFAVSPEPPVTTVTTEPCTNQSASEKHSGKTRPGPGAEGGAGVSSQSNGRPLEEAGLNTTLALKAELQQLGEAMFDSQRAVQEKLQKSSTVQEGVRSRIAEGVNFRRSDHLYRSLVSVSLSHDELVAQALRDRPALVAPTPHSTKFRSPPAEAPDLLVFYQPHCVIKETPLLPGDHVPLPHPSPAPRPAYTTFHLHQKHRQWEA from the exons ATGTTGTATGGTTTGGAGACAGTGGCATtgacaaaaagacaggagaaggaactggaagtggcagaactgaagatgttgaggttctccttgggagtgacaaggatggataag cAGGTGACAGTTATGGCGAGCACCATATATGGTGAGATGGTGATGCAGATGGCACCGCCCCCTATCCCTCTAAGCCCCGCCCCTACCCCGTCCCAGTGTCCTGAGCTGGATCTGTCCCTGACTGTGACTCCAGAGAGACCCAGACCATCGGCTGGAGTTCCACAGACACGCCCACAGACACGCCCACAGACACGCCCGCGCCAG GTCAGGTTTGCGGTGAGTCCTGAGCCTCCTGTTACCACGGTGACCACTGAACCCTGCACCAACCAATCAGCATCTGAGAAGCACTCAGGCAAAACGAGACCAG gTCCAGGAGCAGAGGGGGGGGCGGGCGTGTCCTCTCAGAGTAACGGGCGGCCGCTGGAGGAGGCGGGGCTAAACACTACGCTAGCTCTAAAAGCAGAGCTGCAGCAGCTGGGGGAGGCCATGTTCGATTCCCAGAGGGCCGTGCAGGAGAAACTGCAGAAATCATCCACCGTTCAGGAGGGTGTTAGATCCCGAATCGCAgagg gggTGAATTTTCGGCGCTCTGATCACCTCTATCGTTCCCTCGTCAGTGTGAGTCTGTCACATGATGAGCTCGTGGCTCAGGCTTTACGTGATAGGCCGGCTCTCGTCGCTCCCACCCCCCACAGCACCAAG ttccGCTCTCCTCCAGCAGAGGCTCCTGACCTGCTCGTCTTCTACCAGCCCCACTGCGTCATCAAGGAGACGCCACTGTTGCCTGGCGACCACGTCCCCCTACCCCACCCGAGTCCGGCCCCCCGACCCGCTTACACCACCTTTCACCTACATCAAAAGCACAGACAGTGGGAGGCGTGA
- the ppp1r35 gene encoding protein phosphatase 1 regulatory subunit 35 isoform X2, whose protein sequence is MASTIYGEMVMQMAPPPIPLSPAPTPSQCPELDLSLTVTPERPRPSAGVPQTRPQTRPQTRPRQVRFAVSPEPPVTTVTTEPCTNQSASEKHSGKTRPGPGAEGGAGVSSQSNGRPLEEAGLNTTLALKAELQQLGEAMFDSQRAVQEKLQKSSTVQEGVRSRIAEGVNFRRSDHLYRSLVSVSLSHDELVAQALRDRPALVAPTPHSTKFRSPPAEAPDLLVFYQPHCVIKETPLLPGDHVPLPHPSPAPRPAYTTFHLHQKHRQWEA, encoded by the exons ATGGCGAGCACCATATATGGTGAGATGGTGATGCAGATGGCACCGCCCCCTATCCCTCTAAGCCCCGCCCCTACCCCGTCCCAGTGTCCTGAGCTGGATCTGTCCCTGACTGTGACTCCAGAGAGACCCAGACCATCGGCTGGAGTTCCACAGACACGCCCACAGACACGCCCACAGACACGCCCGCGCCAG GTCAGGTTTGCGGTGAGTCCTGAGCCTCCTGTTACCACGGTGACCACTGAACCCTGCACCAACCAATCAGCATCTGAGAAGCACTCAGGCAAAACGAGACCAG gTCCAGGAGCAGAGGGGGGGGCGGGCGTGTCCTCTCAGAGTAACGGGCGGCCGCTGGAGGAGGCGGGGCTAAACACTACGCTAGCTCTAAAAGCAGAGCTGCAGCAGCTGGGGGAGGCCATGTTCGATTCCCAGAGGGCCGTGCAGGAGAAACTGCAGAAATCATCCACCGTTCAGGAGGGTGTTAGATCCCGAATCGCAgagg gggTGAATTTTCGGCGCTCTGATCACCTCTATCGTTCCCTCGTCAGTGTGAGTCTGTCACATGATGAGCTCGTGGCTCAGGCTTTACGTGATAGGCCGGCTCTCGTCGCTCCCACCCCCCACAGCACCAAG ttccGCTCTCCTCCAGCAGAGGCTCCTGACCTGCTCGTCTTCTACCAGCCCCACTGCGTCATCAAGGAGACGCCACTGTTGCCTGGCGACCACGTCCCCCTACCCCACCCGAGTCCGGCCCCCCGACCCGCTTACACCACCTTTCACCTACATCAAAAGCACAGACAGTGGGAGGCGTGA
- the LOC134333827 gene encoding growth hormone secretagogue receptor type 1-like: protein MDDPLAEGSSDGWCAGCYNESGGAAHWAGLSIFSRWELVVVTTLCVALLVLGLMGNILTILVVCLRPQMRSTTYLYLSSMAVSDIMMLALMPLDLYKLWWYRPWLLGNAVCKLSQFVSECCTFSSILHMTALGAERYVGVCFPLRARLLVTRGRVRALIAVLWLVAAVSAGPVLVLVGVEPEDDGMMECRVTRWAESSELMVAMLWLSNLYFIVPLTALTLLYTLIARRLRRRKHLHRDHTHRQTLRMMVVIVCVFVVCWLPFHVARTLFCLSLDSNVHLYFLSQYLNLVSFVLFYLSAAVNPLLYNLMSSRYRDNVRSLLRPGARERPLQAPSPSSTHF from the exons ATGGACGACCCTCTGGCTGAAGGTTCCAGCGATGGTTGGTGCGCCGGTTGCTATAACGAATCGGGCGGGGCTGCTCACTGGGCCGGACTCTCCATCTTCAGCCGCTGGGAGCTGGTAGTCGTGACGACGCTGTGCGTGGCGCTGTTGGTGCTGGGACTGATGGGTAATATCTTGACCATCCTGGTGGTGTGTCTCCGCCCCCAGATGAGGAGCACCACCTACCTGTACCTGAGCAGCATGGCCGTGTCGGACATCATGATGCTGGCGCTGATGCCCCTGGACCTGTACAAG TTATGGTGGTACCGCCCCTGGTTGCTAGGTAACGCCGTGTGTAAGCTCTCCCAGTTCGTGAGCGAGTGCTGCACCTTCTCCTCCATCCTCCACATGACGGCGTTGGGGGCGGAGCGTTACGTGGGCGTGTGTTTCCCGCTCAGGGCCCGCCTCCTGGTGACGCGAGGGCGTGTCCGGGCACTGATCGCGGTGCTGTGGTTGGTGGCGGCGGTGAGCGCGGGCCCCGTGCTGGTGCTGGTGGGGGTGGAGCCGGAGGACGACGGGATGATGGAGTGCCGCGTGACGCGGTGGGCGGAGTCGTCCGAGCTGATGGTGGCCATGCTGTGGCTCTCTAACCTGTACTTCATCGTCCCGCTAACCGCGCTAACGCTGCTGTACACGCTGATCGCCCGCCGCCTGCGCCGCCGCAAACACCTGCACCGAGACCACACCCATCGCCAGACCCTGAGGATGATGG tggtgatcgtgtgtgtgtttgtagtgtgcTGGTTGCCGTTCCACGTGGCCCGGACTctcttctgtctgtctctggACTCCAACGTTCATCTCTACTTCCTGTCTCAGTACCTCAACCTCGTCTCCTTCGTCCTCTTCTACCTCAGCGCCGCTGTCAACCCGCTGCTCTACAACCTGATGTCCTCACGTTACCGTGACAACGTACGCTCCCTGCTCCGCCCGGGGGCCCGAGAGCGGCCCTTACAGGCTCCCTCCCCCTCCAGCACTCACTTCTGA